A genomic segment from Leptolyngbya boryana PCC 6306 encodes:
- a CDS encoding PEP-CTERM sorting domain-containing protein, with amino-acid sequence MKKINKSSVFAIACTALMGTFGNSQATAATLNLKDPILQSGTLNGALFQEIDPNDPAGTGVLQSFVRLQSPGNNTVEEGYNTDGRPLEFDENNSPQFTRSLKLSDVPIFTIGGVDYRRFLLDINEPNATPQDQDKPLIDLESLQIFLGNAGDLLNYPTFDGNAVKIFDLDSNEDNVVNLRDTNAGSGRADLLVYIPNSLFSVSTNEYVYLYSKFSGAEGGFEEWAVKVKEKPDTPPKSVPEPATLAGLGLVAGAMAFARRRKSSQTA; translated from the coding sequence ATGAAAAAAATTAATAAAAGCAGCGTGTTTGCGATCGCTTGTACCGCGTTAATGGGCACTTTTGGCAATTCTCAAGCAACCGCAGCAACCCTAAATCTCAAAGATCCAATCTTGCAAAGTGGAACTTTGAACGGAGCACTCTTTCAAGAGATTGATCCAAATGATCCAGCCGGAACAGGCGTTTTGCAATCTTTCGTGCGGCTACAATCTCCTGGCAATAACACTGTTGAAGAAGGCTACAACACAGATGGTCGCCCCCTGGAGTTCGATGAGAATAACAGCCCGCAATTTACGCGATCGCTCAAACTCAGCGATGTTCCAATTTTTACGATTGGCGGCGTGGACTATCGTCGGTTTCTCTTAGACATCAACGAGCCGAATGCAACCCCGCAAGACCAAGATAAACCTCTGATTGACCTTGAGAGCTTGCAAATTTTCTTGGGAAATGCAGGCGACTTGTTGAACTATCCAACCTTCGATGGCAATGCTGTAAAGATCTTTGATTTAGACAGCAATGAGGATAATGTCGTCAACCTCCGGGATACCAATGCCGGAAGTGGCAGAGCGGATCTCTTGGTATACATCCCTAACAGCCTATTTTCAGTCAGCACAAATGAGTATGTGTATCTGTACTCGAAATTTTCCGGTGCAGAAGGTGGGTTTGAAGAATGGGCAGTGAAAGTAAAAGAAAAACCCGACACTCCACCCAAATCTGTACCAGAACCCGCAACGCTTGCAGGATTGGGCTTAGTCGCTGGAGCAATGGCATTTGCTCGCCGTCGTAAGTCGAGTCAAACTGCTTAG
- the sbcD gene encoding exonuclease subunit SbcD — MVKILHLSDIHLGSGFAHGKINPETGLNTRLEDFVATLARCIDRAISESVDLVLFGGDAFPDATPPPYIQQAFARQFRRLVDADIPAVLLVGNHDQHSQGVGGASLCIYRTLCVPNVIVGDRLETYRLQTRSGDVQIITLPWLTRSTLLTRPETEGLSMSDVGHLLLDRLRVAMEGEIRKLDPEIPTVLLAHLMVDAAHYGAERFLAVGKGFTIPLEFLTRDAFDYVALGHVHRHQILSEDPFVVYPGSIERVDFSEEHEEKGFVLVDLERGSTAIEFCPLPVRSFCTIEVDLTESDTPQADLLNAIAKRDITDAVVRVIYQVRPEQIDLIDDAILHETLEVAHTYTIQAGLISQMSRSRLPELGVGSAIAPLDALQAYLANREDLKLLAEPILEAAKALLAQEEFYIETEAGVEETQLRLL, encoded by the coding sequence ATGGTCAAAATTCTCCACCTGTCGGACATTCATCTTGGAAGCGGGTTTGCTCACGGCAAGATTAACCCTGAAACTGGGTTGAATACTCGACTGGAGGATTTTGTCGCTACCTTGGCGCGCTGTATCGATCGTGCGATTTCTGAATCAGTTGACCTAGTGTTATTTGGTGGCGATGCCTTCCCAGATGCCACTCCGCCACCTTACATTCAGCAAGCCTTTGCCCGTCAATTTCGTCGCTTAGTGGATGCAGATATTCCAGCCGTTCTACTCGTTGGCAATCATGACCAACATTCTCAAGGAGTTGGAGGCGCAAGTTTGTGCATTTATCGAACCTTGTGCGTTCCGAATGTGATTGTAGGCGATCGCTTAGAAACGTATCGCCTTCAAACCCGCAGCGGAGACGTGCAAATCATTACCTTGCCGTGGTTAACGCGATCGACGTTATTAACGCGACCCGAAACCGAAGGATTATCCATGTCGGATGTCGGGCATTTATTACTCGATCGATTAAGAGTTGCAATGGAAGGCGAAATTCGCAAGCTTGATCCAGAAATCCCAACGGTTCTCCTCGCACATTTAATGGTCGATGCTGCTCACTATGGCGCAGAGCGGTTTCTTGCGGTTGGAAAAGGATTCACAATTCCATTGGAGTTTCTAACTCGCGACGCGTTCGATTATGTGGCATTGGGACATGTGCATCGACATCAAATTTTGTCAGAAGATCCGTTCGTCGTGTATCCAGGAAGTATTGAACGAGTTGATTTTAGTGAAGAACACGAAGAGAAAGGCTTTGTTTTAGTCGATCTAGAACGTGGCTCTACAGCGATCGAGTTTTGTCCTTTGCCAGTGCGATCGTTCTGCACAATTGAAGTAGATTTAACCGAATCCGACACGCCTCAAGCCGATTTACTCAACGCGATCGCAAAAAGAGACATCACCGATGCAGTCGTGCGCGTCATTTATCAAGTTCGCCCAGAGCAAATTGACTTAATCGATGATGCAATTTTGCATGAAACGCTAGAAGTTGCTCATACTTACACGATTCAGGCAGGCTTAATCAGTCAAATGTCGCGATCGCGCTTACCAGAATTGGGCGTTGGCAGCGCGATCGCGCCTTTAGATGCATTGCAGGCCTATTTAGCCAATCGAGAAGACCTGAAGCTTTTAGCAGAACCGATTCTAGAAGCAGCAAAAGCTTTGCTCGCTCAAGAAGAGTTTTACATCGAAACAGAAGCAGGCGTTGAAGAGACGCAGTTGCGGTTACTGTAG
- a CDS encoding SDR family oxidoreductase, with amino-acid sequence MSKTVLITGASTGIGRSTAILFAEKGWNVIATMRNPEKANFSSDKIHVLPLDVTNSDSIHTAIAKSLEFGKIDVLVNNAGYGLMGAFENCSPAQIQRQFDTNVFGLMEVTRALLPHFRESRSGVIINVASIGGKMSFPTYSLYNSTKWAVEGFSEGLQYELEQFNIRVKLIEPGPIKTDFYDRSPEIATSDLKVYDEYVNKIIPKMNQAGEKAPAPEVVAKTIYKAATDPSRRLRYPADPGAWTAVILRKLLPSHIFSTIIRSNFH; translated from the coding sequence ATGTCTAAAACAGTTCTCATTACGGGTGCATCGACGGGAATTGGTCGATCGACTGCGATTTTGTTTGCTGAAAAAGGCTGGAACGTAATTGCAACCATGCGAAATCCAGAAAAGGCAAATTTCTCATCCGACAAGATACACGTTCTGCCGCTAGATGTGACAAATTCAGATTCGATTCATACTGCGATCGCAAAATCTCTTGAATTCGGCAAAATTGATGTTCTCGTCAACAATGCAGGCTATGGTCTTATGGGCGCATTCGAGAATTGCTCCCCGGCTCAAATCCAACGGCAGTTTGACACGAATGTATTCGGCTTAATGGAAGTCACACGCGCCTTATTGCCGCATTTTCGGGAGTCCCGATCGGGCGTGATTATCAACGTTGCCTCGATCGGTGGAAAAATGTCTTTTCCAACTTACTCGCTCTATAACTCGACAAAATGGGCAGTAGAAGGCTTTTCAGAAGGATTGCAGTACGAATTAGAGCAATTCAATATTCGCGTCAAACTGATCGAACCTGGCCCGATTAAAACGGATTTCTACGATCGCTCTCCTGAGATTGCGACTTCAGATCTCAAGGTTTACGACGAGTACGTCAACAAGATCATTCCGAAGATGAACCAAGCTGGAGAAAAAGCACCTGCACCCGAAGTCGTTGCCAAAACGATTTACAAAGCTGCAACCGATCCGTCTCGAAGGCTGCGATATCCGGCTGATCCGGGCGCATGGACTGCGGTGATCTTAAGAAAGCTCCTGCCCAGCCATATCTTTAGTACAATTATTCGCAGTAACTTTCACTGA
- a CDS encoding glutaredoxin family protein → MKLILYSKPGCHLCEGLQEKLEQIHSLAFDLEVRDITTREDWFAAYQYEIPVLYLDDRALPRPSPRSSISQLESMLQNYMSAND, encoded by the coding sequence ATGAAACTAATTCTGTACAGTAAGCCAGGATGCCATCTCTGTGAAGGATTGCAAGAAAAACTTGAGCAGATTCACTCGCTCGCTTTTGATCTTGAGGTTCGAGATATCACCACTCGTGAGGATTGGTTTGCGGCTTATCAGTACGAAATTCCGGTTTTGTATCTCGACGATCGTGCTCTGCCCCGTCCTTCGCCAAGGTCGTCGATCTCACAATTGGAATCTATGTTACAGAATTACATGTCAGCAAACGATTAG
- a CDS encoding UDP-N-acetylmuramoyl-L-alanyl-D-glutamate--2,6-diaminopimelate ligase: protein MQLRKLLGELLATSGELPNHPALEAEVKGLTTNSLAVQPGDVFIGMPGTRVDGGDFWQSAIAAGAIAAVVSPQAAEKAKSDPAFQSENPPLVIPSSDMAQTCAQLATTFYHSPAQKLKMIGVTGTNGKTTTTHLIEYLLERSGKSSALLGTLYTRWKGFQQTALHTTPFPVELQHQLKSAIDVGCDFAVMEVSSHALAQGRTLGCEFEVAVFTNLTQDHLDFHRDMDDYFAAKALLFDSGYLKGKAIVNLDDAYGKKLVEKLNPKSVWTYSTQEKADLCTSNLQYESDGVSGTLHTPMGDAAFKSPLIGQFNLANLLAAVGAALHSGLELSAIVEALPGFSGVPGRMEQVQIKPDQDISVIVDYAHTPDSLENMLKASRPFISGQMICVFGCGGDRDRTKRPKMGNIAATLADQVIVTSDNPRTEDPEQILKDVVAGIPDTVNPTVIADRAVAIKTAIMQAKPGDGVLIAGKGHEDYQILGTEKIHFDDREQARAALSDRY from the coding sequence ATGCAACTCAGAAAACTTTTGGGAGAACTTTTGGCAACGTCGGGAGAACTCCCGAATCATCCTGCATTAGAAGCCGAAGTGAAGGGACTCACGACGAATTCCTTAGCAGTTCAGCCTGGAGATGTGTTTATCGGAATGCCGGGGACGCGGGTGGATGGTGGCGATTTTTGGCAAAGTGCGATCGCTGCTGGAGCGATCGCTGCCGTTGTTTCACCTCAAGCTGCTGAAAAAGCGAAAAGCGATCCTGCCTTTCAATCTGAGAATCCGCCTTTGGTGATTCCGTCTAGCGATATGGCTCAAACTTGCGCCCAACTGGCAACGACGTTCTATCACTCTCCTGCCCAAAAGCTCAAAATGATCGGAGTCACTGGCACCAATGGTAAAACGACGACGACGCATTTAATCGAATATCTGCTAGAGCGATCGGGCAAATCTTCTGCTTTATTAGGAACGCTGTACACGCGTTGGAAAGGCTTTCAACAAACGGCACTGCATACCACTCCCTTTCCAGTTGAATTACAACATCAATTGAAAAGCGCGATCGATGTGGGATGTGATTTTGCAGTCATGGAAGTGAGTTCTCATGCATTGGCACAGGGCAGAACCTTAGGTTGTGAATTCGAGGTGGCAGTCTTTACAAATTTGACGCAAGATCACCTCGATTTTCATCGCGATATGGATGACTACTTTGCGGCAAAAGCATTGTTGTTTGATTCGGGCTATTTGAAAGGAAAAGCGATCGTCAATCTGGATGATGCCTATGGTAAGAAATTGGTAGAAAAGCTAAATCCGAAATCAGTGTGGACATACAGCACTCAAGAGAAAGCCGACCTTTGCACCAGCAATTTGCAATATGAGTCCGATGGTGTGAGTGGAACCTTGCATACGCCAATGGGAGATGCAGCCTTCAAATCGCCTTTAATTGGGCAATTTAACCTGGCAAATTTACTCGCTGCAGTTGGAGCCGCATTGCATTCTGGATTGGAATTAAGTGCGATCGTCGAAGCGCTGCCTGGTTTCTCTGGTGTTCCAGGACGCATGGAGCAAGTGCAGATTAAACCAGATCAAGACATTAGCGTAATTGTGGATTATGCCCATACGCCTGATAGTTTGGAAAACATGCTGAAAGCCTCCCGTCCGTTTATTTCAGGACAGATGATTTGTGTGTTTGGCTGCGGGGGAGATCGCGATCGTACTAAACGTCCGAAGATGGGAAATATCGCTGCAACTTTGGCAGATCAAGTCATCGTAACTTCTGATAATCCGCGAACTGAAGATCCAGAGCAGATTTTGAAGGATGTCGTGGCAGGCATTCCAGATACAGTCAATCCGACAGTAATTGCAGATCGCGCAGTTGCCATCAAAACCGCAATCATGCAGGCAAAACCGGGAGATGGAGTTTTGATTGCAGGCAAGGGGCATGAAGATTATCAAATTTTAGGAACGGAGAAGATTCATTTTGACGATCGAGAACAGGCGCGGGCGGCGTTAAGCGATCGGTATTAA
- a CDS encoding peptidylprolyl isomerase: MTRAIMETDKGTINLELFDKDAPNTVKNFVDLANKGFYDGLAFHRVIPNFMIQGGCPNSREGAPGMPGTGGPGYKINCEINPNKHEAGSLSMAHAGRNTGGSQFFICHSAQPHLDGVHTVFGKTEDMDVVNAIRGNDRILSVKIEG; encoded by the coding sequence ATGACTCGCGCAATCATGGAAACCGACAAGGGCACAATCAATCTCGAATTGTTTGACAAAGATGCCCCAAACACCGTCAAGAATTTTGTCGATTTAGCAAACAAAGGCTTTTACGATGGGCTTGCATTCCATCGCGTCATTCCCAACTTTATGATCCAAGGTGGATGTCCGAACTCGCGGGAAGGCGCACCTGGAATGCCAGGAACCGGAGGCCCCGGCTACAAAATCAACTGCGAAATCAACCCGAACAAGCACGAAGCAGGCAGCCTATCGATGGCTCATGCTGGACGCAACACGGGCGGCAGCCAATTCTTCATCTGCCATTCTGCACAGCCTCACCTCGATGGCGTGCATACCGTCTTTGGCAAAACCGAAGATATGGATGTTGTGAATGCAATTCGTGGAAACGATCGCATTCTTTCCGTCAAGATCGAAGGCTAA
- a CDS encoding M15 family metallopeptidase, translating to MKPYQKVAIAECHEPLVEISEQFDRVTPHPYAKLGAPYGEKSPFFVRAGILDRLIQADAELQKIRPGWKIQIFDAYRPVAVQQFMVDYTFTELVNANGLQLETLSETQREEFQQQVYQFWAMPNLDPATPPPHSTGAAIDITLIDDNGNVIDMGSEIDEISERSFPNHFPPDSEYGQHRKILSNAMTAAGFKQHWNEWWHFSYGDQIWAWLTNQADSSANAIAKYGRV from the coding sequence ATGAAACCTTATCAGAAAGTTGCGATCGCCGAATGCCATGAACCTCTGGTCGAAATTTCAGAGCAGTTCGATCGAGTCACCCCACATCCTTATGCAAAATTAGGCGCACCTTATGGAGAGAAGTCGCCATTTTTTGTCAGAGCAGGAATTCTCGATCGCTTAATTCAAGCCGATGCAGAATTGCAGAAAATTCGACCCGGCTGGAAAATCCAAATCTTTGATGCCTATCGCCCAGTTGCAGTTCAGCAATTTATGGTCGATTACACGTTTACAGAATTAGTCAATGCAAATGGATTGCAATTAGAAACACTTTCAGAAACGCAGAGAGAAGAATTTCAGCAACAAGTCTATCAATTTTGGGCAATGCCGAATCTAGATCCTGCGACACCTCCACCTCATAGTACGGGAGCCGCGATCGACATTACTTTAATTGATGACAATGGCAATGTCATCGATATGGGATCAGAAATTGATGAGATTTCTGAGCGATCGTTTCCAAATCATTTCCCACCAGATTCAGAATACGGTCAGCATCGCAAAATTCTATCAAACGCAATGACCGCTGCCGGATTTAAGCAACACTGGAACGAATGGTGGCACTTTTCTTACGGAGATCAGATTTGGGCATGGCTGACAAATCAAGCAGATTCATCAGCCAATGCGATCGCGAAATATGGCAGAGTTTAG
- the yidD gene encoding membrane protein insertion efficiency factor YidD, whose product MKILLIGLVRGYRIAISPLFPPTCRFYPTCSQYAIEALETHGVLKGSWLSVRRICRCHPLNPGGYDPVPPKKDETLSESCDRRMP is encoded by the coding sequence ATGAAAATTCTGCTGATCGGATTGGTAAGAGGCTATCGTATCGCAATTTCACCGTTGTTTCCGCCGACTTGTCGGTTTTATCCAACCTGTTCACAATATGCGATCGAGGCTTTAGAAACACATGGCGTACTCAAGGGCAGTTGGCTCTCGGTGCGTCGAATTTGTCGCTGTCATCCGCTCAATCCGGGCGGTTATGATCCTGTTCCACCGAAAAAAGATGAAACCTTATCAGAAAGTTGCGATCGCCGAATGCCATGA
- the hisC gene encoding histidinol-phosphate transaminase, with the protein MSYFRPSVDAMAGYVPGEQPKPGTPIIKLNTNENPYLPSPNAIAVLKSLDPEWLRRYPDPYANDFRQATSEALNIPKDWIMVGNGSDDMLNVVVRACAEPGRKVVYPMPTYVLYRTLTEIQDADRLEIPYGENNQLPLNELIAAQGAVTFIASPNSPSGHVVAMSDLRQLAANLNGVLVIDEAYVDFAEETALPLVEQFQNVIILRTLSKGYSLAGLRLGFAIAQPHLIRGLFKVRDSYSVDAIATLVGAAAMRDQDYKNECAEKVKRSREKLAIELRQLGFEVWNSQTNFLLTQPPGNAAKIYEALKQQNILVRYFNQPNLDDKLRISVGTDEQNRILITTLSSQL; encoded by the coding sequence ATGTCTTACTTTCGCCCAAGTGTGGATGCAATGGCGGGCTATGTGCCAGGAGAACAGCCGAAACCTGGAACGCCCATCATTAAGCTAAATACGAATGAGAATCCCTATTTGCCTTCGCCGAATGCGATCGCAGTTCTGAAAAGTCTCGATCCCGAATGGCTTCGCCGCTACCCTGATCCCTATGCAAATGATTTCAGACAAGCGACAAGCGAAGCATTGAACATTCCCAAAGATTGGATCATGGTAGGAAATGGCAGCGATGACATGTTGAATGTTGTCGTGAGAGCCTGTGCAGAGCCGGGGCGTAAAGTCGTGTATCCGATGCCGACTTATGTCCTGTATCGGACTTTGACGGAAATTCAAGATGCCGATCGCTTAGAAATTCCTTATGGTGAAAACAATCAATTACCACTAAATGAACTGATTGCAGCTCAAGGGGCTGTAACTTTTATTGCTTCTCCGAATAGTCCTTCAGGGCATGTAGTTGCAATGTCCGATCTGCGTCAACTTGCCGCAAACTTGAACGGCGTACTTGTGATTGATGAGGCATATGTCGATTTTGCTGAAGAGACCGCTTTGCCTTTAGTAGAACAGTTTCAGAATGTGATCATTTTGAGAACGCTTTCAAAAGGCTACAGTTTAGCAGGATTGCGGCTTGGATTTGCGATCGCGCAACCTCACCTCATTCGAGGCTTATTCAAAGTTCGTGATAGCTATAGTGTCGATGCGATCGCAACTTTAGTTGGTGCTGCCGCAATGCGTGACCAGGACTATAAAAATGAATGTGCGGAAAAAGTGAAGAGATCGCGAGAAAAATTAGCGATCGAACTTAGACAGTTAGGCTTTGAGGTCTGGAATTCTCAAACAAATTTCCTCCTCACTCAACCTCCAGGCAATGCTGCAAAAATCTATGAGGCGCTTAAGCAGCAAAACATCCTAGTACGCTACTTCAACCAACCAAACCTTGATGACAAACTTCGGATCAGCGTTGGTACAGATGAACAGAATCGAATTCTTATCACCACTCTTTCATCTCAACTCTAG
- a CDS encoding Hsp70 family protein — translation MPYAIDFGTSNTVITRWNAVTQQPETLAIPGISQRLAQNPSLIPSLLYAENAAQGKVTIGQEVRDRGLDISQDSRFFRNFKRGIGTEVQGFLPELDGQVIRFEQVGEWYLTQIINQLKTTDPEIAESIVFTVPVDSFEAYRLWLGQICESLDINQVRMIDEPTAAALGYGFVDRQTLLVVDFGGGTLDLSIVQTNVNQSAKPTGFILKWGQKSFKEQSGQQAKTARVIAKAGQNLGGSDLDNWLVDHFVNTQGFTATPLISRLAERLKIQLSLFTEAQEVFFDDERFESYDLSLTRSQFEQILSDRGFFTKLDESMEQVLQQARRQGLAVSDIDAVLLVGGTVQIPAVQNWVKQYFDERLIRCEKPFEAIAQGALQLSQGIELKDFLYHGYGIRYWDRRQNRHNWHPLIKAGQPYPMENPVELVLGASLESQPSIELIVGELGAETVQTEVYFDGDRLVTRNVSSSQTQVQALNDKDGSRSIAELDPPGSPGSDRIKVQFMVDRDRFLRITVEDLLTARTLVEDQAVVQLS, via the coding sequence ATGCCCTACGCGATCGATTTCGGAACCAGTAACACCGTCATTACGCGCTGGAATGCTGTGACTCAGCAGCCAGAAACTTTAGCAATTCCAGGAATTTCTCAACGTCTCGCCCAGAATCCATCGCTGATCCCCAGTTTGTTGTATGCCGAAAATGCAGCACAGGGCAAAGTTACGATCGGGCAGGAGGTACGCGATCGTGGTTTAGATATCAGTCAGGACTCCCGATTTTTCCGCAACTTCAAGCGCGGGATCGGAACAGAGGTGCAAGGATTTCTGCCCGAATTAGATGGTCAGGTGATTCGATTTGAGCAGGTGGGCGAGTGGTATCTCACCCAAATTATCAATCAGTTGAAAACGACCGATCCAGAGATTGCAGAGTCAATTGTCTTTACTGTCCCAGTGGATAGTTTTGAAGCGTATCGGCTTTGGCTCGGGCAGATTTGTGAGTCTTTGGATATTAATCAGGTGCGGATGATTGATGAGCCAACAGCAGCGGCATTGGGATATGGATTTGTCGATCGACAAACTTTACTCGTGGTTGACTTTGGCGGGGGAACACTGGATTTGTCGATTGTTCAAACGAATGTGAATCAATCGGCAAAGCCGACAGGATTTATTTTGAAATGGGGACAGAAATCATTTAAGGAACAGTCAGGACAACAAGCAAAGACAGCGAGAGTGATTGCAAAAGCTGGACAAAATTTAGGCGGATCGGATCTGGATAATTGGCTTGTCGATCATTTTGTGAATACACAAGGATTCACAGCAACGCCATTAATTTCGAGATTGGCAGAACGATTGAAAATTCAGCTTTCGCTCTTCACTGAAGCGCAGGAAGTTTTCTTTGATGATGAGCGTTTTGAAAGCTATGACTTGTCTTTAACGCGATCGCAGTTTGAGCAGATTTTGAGCGATCGCGGTTTCTTTACGAAGCTCGATGAATCGATGGAGCAAGTGCTGCAACAAGCCCGAAGACAAGGCTTAGCCGTGAGCGATATTGATGCGGTTTTACTGGTCGGTGGAACGGTTCAGATTCCAGCGGTGCAGAACTGGGTGAAGCAATATTTTGATGAACGTTTGATTCGGTGTGAAAAGCCGTTTGAAGCGATCGCTCAAGGGGCATTGCAACTGAGCCAAGGCATTGAGCTAAAAGATTTTCTCTATCACGGCTATGGAATTCGCTATTGGGATCGGCGGCAGAATCGCCATAATTGGCATCCTTTAATTAAAGCAGGACAGCCTTACCCGATGGAGAATCCTGTCGAATTGGTGCTAGGAGCGTCGTTAGAGAGCCAGCCAAGTATTGAACTGATTGTAGGTGAGTTAGGAGCCGAAACAGTTCAGACCGAGGTTTACTTTGATGGCGATCGCTTAGTAACTCGCAATGTTTCAAGCTCACAAACGCAGGTGCAGGCGTTGAATGATAAAGATGGATCACGGAGCATTGCTGAACTCGATCCGCCGGGAAGTCCGGGAAGCGATCGCATTAAGGTGCAGTTCATGGTCGATCGCGATCGTTTTTTGCGGATTACGGTGGAAGATTTACTGACGGCTCGAACATTGGTTGAAGATCAAGCAGTTGTCCAGTTGAGTTAG
- the apcA gene encoding allophycocyanin subunit alpha, producing the protein MSIVTKSIVNADAEARYLSPGELDRIKGFVTTGEKRLRIAETLTGARERIVKQAGDQLFQKRPDVVSPGGNAYGEEMTATCLRDLDYYLRLVTYGIVAGDVTPIEEIGVVGVKEMYNSLGTPIPAVAEGVRAMKSVATSLLSADDAAEAGAYFDYLVGAMQ; encoded by the coding sequence ATGAGTATTGTCACGAAATCAATCGTGAATGCTGACGCTGAGGCACGTTACCTCAGCCCCGGCGAATTGGATCGGATCAAAGGCTTCGTCACCACTGGTGAAAAGCGTCTACGCATTGCTGAAACCTTGACGGGTGCTCGTGAGCGCATCGTGAAGCAAGCAGGCGACCAATTGTTCCAAAAGCGTCCTGACGTTGTTTCTCCTGGTGGAAACGCATACGGCGAAGAAATGACCGCAACCTGCTTGCGTGACTTGGATTACTACCTGCGCCTCGTAACCTACGGAATCGTAGCAGGCGACGTAACCCCGATCGAAGAAATCGGAGTCGTTGGTGTCAAAGAAATGTACAACTCTTTGGGAACCCCGATCCCCGCAGTTGCAGAAGGCGTTCGTGCTATGAAGAGCGTTGCAACCTCCTTGCTCTCAGCTGATGATGCAGCAGAAGCAGGTGCTTACTTCGACTACCTCGTCGGTGCAATGCAGTAA
- the apcB gene encoding allophycocyanin subunit beta, whose translation MQDAITSVINTSDVQGKYLDSSALDKLKGYFATGELRVRAATTISANAAAIVKEAVAKSLLYSDVTRPGGNMYTTRRYAACIRDLDYYLRYSTYAMLAGDPSILDERVLNGLKETYNSLGVPVTSTVQAIQAMKEVTASLVGADAGKEMGVYFDYICSGLS comes from the coding sequence ATGCAAGACGCAATTACCTCGGTAATCAACACTTCTGACGTTCAGGGTAAATACCTGGATAGCTCTGCGCTCGACAAACTCAAAGGCTACTTCGCAACTGGCGAACTGCGCGTTCGTGCAGCAACCACCATCTCTGCTAACGCAGCAGCGATCGTGAAAGAAGCAGTTGCTAAGTCCTTGTTGTACTCGGATGTAACCCGTCCCGGTGGCAACATGTACACGACTCGTCGTTATGCTGCTTGCATCCGCGACCTCGACTACTACCTCCGCTACTCCACCTATGCAATGTTGGCTGGAGATCCTTCGATCCTCGATGAGCGCGTTCTCAACGGATTGAAAGAAACCTACAACAGCTTGGGCGTGCCTGTTACTTCGACTGTACAAGCAATCCAAGCAATGAAAGAAGTCACCGCTAGCTTGGTTGGTGCAGACGCTGGTAAAGAAATGGGCGTTTACTTCGACTACATCTGCTCTGGCTTGAGCTAA
- a CDS encoding phycobilisome linker polypeptide translates to MRMFKITACVPSQTRIRTQRELQNTFFTKLVPYENWFKEQQRIQKMGGKIVKVELATGRPGMNTGLA, encoded by the coding sequence ATGAGAATGTTCAAGATTACGGCTTGCGTCCCCAGCCAGACCCGCATCCGGACTCAGCGAGAATTGCAAAATACGTTCTTCACGAAGCTTGTTCCTTACGAAAACTGGTTTAAAGAACAGCAACGCATCCAGAAAATGGGCGGCAAGATTGTCAAGGTTGAATTGGCAACTGGCAGACCTGGGATGAATACAGGTTTGGCTTAA